From Bicyclus anynana chromosome 18, ilBicAnyn1.1, whole genome shotgun sequence, a single genomic window includes:
- the LOC112043870 gene encoding F-box/LRR-repeat protein 20 — protein sequence MSYSARNKFEIARFSGEDDNHINKKLPKELLLRILSYLDVVSLCRCAQVSKLWNVLALDGSNWQRIDLFDFQTDVEGPVIENISQRCGGFLRQLSLRGCESIADGSIKTLAQSCPNIEELNLNKCKKVTDQSCQALGRKCSKLQKMNLDSCPSITDISLKALSDGCPLLTHVNVSWCQSITENGVEALARGCPKLKSFICRGCKNVNDKAVSCLATYCPDLEVLNVQGCENLTDESISKLGGAMRRLCVSGCSLLTDASLSALAASCPELVTLELAQCAHLTDAGFQALARSCRMLERMDLEECVLITDATLVHLAMGCPRLEKLTLSHCELITDFGIKQLSMSPCAAEHLTVLGLDNCPLVTDGALEHLISCHNLQLIELYDCQMVTRNAIRKLRNHLPNIKVHAYFAPVTPPVAGGGARPRYCRCCSII from the exons ATGTCTTATTCCGCTAGGAATAAGTTCGAG aTAGCCCGATTTTCGGGCGAAGATGACAACCACATAAACAAGAAACTGCCAAAAGAATTACTTCTACGGATACTCTCCTACTTGGATGTGGTTTCACTGTGTAGATGTGCACAG gtgTCAAAACTATGGAATGTGCTGGCACTAGACGGCTCAAACTGGCAACGAATAGACTTATTTGACTTCCAAACTGATGTAGAG GGTCCAGTAATAGAGAACATATCCCAGCGCTGCGGGGGCTTCCTCCGACAGCTGTCGTTGCGCGGCTGCGAGAGTATAGCTGACGGCTCCATCAAGACTTTAGCGCAG TCATGTCCAAACATAGAAGAGCTGAACCTCAACAAGTGCAAGAAGGTGACGGACCAGTCCTGCCAGGCGCTGGGCAGGAAATGCAGCAAACTACAGAA aATGAATCTAGACTCCTGCCCCAGTATAACAGATATATCATTAAAAGCGTTATCAGACGGATGTCCG CTACTGACACACGTGAACGTGTCGTGGTGTCAGTCCATCACAGAGAACGGAGTGGAAGCTCTAGCGAGGGGGTGCCCCAAACTTAAAAGCTTTATATGCCGAG GTTGCAAAAACGTAAACGACAAGGCAGTATCGTGTCTCGCCACCTACTGTCCCGACTTAGAAGTACTAAACGTACAGGGCTGTGAG AATCTAACAGACGAGTCGATATCGAAGCTGGGCGGCGCCATGCGGCGGCTGTGCGTGTCGGGCTGCTCGCTGCTCACGGACGCGTCGCTGTCGGCGCTGGCCGCCAGCTGCCCCGAGCTGGTGACGCTGGAGCTGGCGCAGTGCGCGCACCTCACGGACGCCGGCTTCCAGGCGCTGGCCAGG AGCTGTCGTATGCTGGAGCGGATGGACCTGGAGGAGTGCGTGCTCATCACGGACGCCACGCTGGTGCACCTCGCCATGGGCTGCCCCAGGTTAGAGAAATTG ACGCTGTCGCACTGCGAGCTGATAACGGATTTCGGCATCAAGCAGTTGTCCATGTCGCCGTGCGCTGCCGAGCACCTCACCGTACTTG GTCTGGACAACTGCCCGCTGGTGACGGACGGCGCGCTGGAGCACCTCATCTCGTGCCACAACCTGCAGCTCATCGAGCTCTACGACTGCCAGATGGTCACCAGGAATGCGATACGCAAGCTGAGG AACCACTTGCCCAACATAAAGGTGCACGCATACTTCGCGCCCGTCACCCCGCCCGTggccggcggcggcgcgcgcccgCGCTACTGCCGCTGCTGCAGCATCATCTGA